One genomic window of Solanum stenotomum isolate F172 chromosome 9, ASM1918654v1, whole genome shotgun sequence includes the following:
- the LOC125876592 gene encoding mitochondrial import inner membrane translocase subunit PAM16 like 2-like isoform X1, translating to MCLLEMVSYFGNYTIMLFLRQAAKILANLIVMGSSILARAFVQAYRQALSNASKNGVAQEAVQNIKRASKTMTEAEARQILGVTEDSSWEEIVQVRLNVNRYLVTLLLSSI from the exons ATGTGCTTACTTGAAATGGTATCTTATTTCGGCAACTATACAATCATGTTGTTCTTGAGGCAGGCTGCAAAAATTCTTGCTAATTTAATTGTAATGGGCTCTTCTATATTGGCAAGGGCTTTTGTTCAAGCATATCGTCAGGCATTGTCCA ATGCCTCGAAGAATGGTGTTGCTCAAGAAGCAGTACAGAATATTAAAAGAGCTAGCAAAACCATGACGGAAGCAGAGGCAAGACAGATTCTTGGTGTGACAGAGGATTCATCATGGGAAGAAATTGTGCAGGTCCGTTTAAATGTTAACCGTTATCTTGTGACACTGCTTTTGTCGTCAATATGA
- the LOC125876592 gene encoding mitochondrial import inner membrane translocase subunit PAM16 like 2-like isoform X2, protein MAAKILANLIVMGSSILARAFVQAYRQALSNASKNGVAQEAVQNIKRASKTMTEAEARQILGVTEDSSWEEIVQVRLNVNRYLVTLLLSSI, encoded by the exons ATG GCTGCAAAAATTCTTGCTAATTTAATTGTAATGGGCTCTTCTATATTGGCAAGGGCTTTTGTTCAAGCATATCGTCAGGCATTGTCCA ATGCCTCGAAGAATGGTGTTGCTCAAGAAGCAGTACAGAATATTAAAAGAGCTAGCAAAACCATGACGGAAGCAGAGGCAAGACAGATTCTTGGTGTGACAGAGGATTCATCATGGGAAGAAATTGTGCAGGTCCGTTTAAATGTTAACCGTTATCTTGTGACACTGCTTTTGTCGTCAATATGA